In a genomic window of Callithrix jacchus isolate 240 chromosome 22, calJac240_pri, whole genome shotgun sequence:
- the SPRED3 gene encoding sprouty-related, EVH1 domain-containing protein 3 isoform X2, giving the protein MVRVRAVVMARDDSSGGWLPVGGGGLSQVSVCRVRGARPEGGARQGHYVIHGERLRDQKTTLECTLKPGLVYNKVNPIFHHWSLGDCRFGLTFQSPAEADEFQKSLLAALAALGRGSLTPSSSSSSSSSSPSQDTAETPCPLTSHVDSDSSSSHSHQETPPSAAAAPIITLESTSGFGPATPPQRRRSSAQSYPPLLPFTGIPEPSEPLAGAGGPGWGGRGYEDYRSSGPPAPLALSTCVVRFAKTGALRGAALGPPAALPAPLTEAAPPAPPARPPPGPGPASAPAKASPEAEEAARCVHCRALFRRRADGRGGRCAEAPDPGRLLVRRLSCLWCAESLLYHCLSDAEGDFSDPCACEPGHPRPAARWAALAALSLAVPCLCCYAPLRACHWVAARCGCAGCGGRHEEAAR; this is encoded by the exons ATGGTGCGGGTCCGAGCTGTGGTGATGGCCCGAGACGACTCCAGTGGGGGCTGGCTGCCTGTGGGGGGCGGGGGCCTCAGCCAGGTGAGCGTGTGTCGGGTCCGAGGGGCCAGGCCCGAGGGTGGGGCCCGCCAGGGGCACTACGTCATCCACGGGGAGCGCCTCCGGGACCAGAAA ACGACCTTGGAGTGTACCCTGAAGCCAGGCTTGGTTTACAACAAGGTGAATCCCATCTTTCACCACTGGAGCCTGGGTGACTGCAGGTTTGGACTGACGTTTCAGAGCCCTGCAGAGGCTGATGAGTTCCAGAAGAGCCTGCTGGCCGCGCTGGCCGCGCTGGGTCGAG gctcactcactccctcctcctcctcctcttcctcctcctcctctccttcccaggaCACTGCAGAGACCCCCTGCCCTCTGACG TCCCACGTGGACAGCGACTCCTCCTCCAGCCACAGCCACCAGGAGACGCCTCCCAGCGCCGCTGCGGCCCCCATCATCACATTGGAGTCAACTTCAGGCTTCGGGCCGGCCACGCCCCCCCAGCGCCGCCGCTCCTCTGCTCAG AGCTACCCTCCGCTTCTGCCGTTCACTGGGATTCCAGAGCCGTCAGAGCCcctggcaggggcagggggcCCGGGGTGGGGCGGCCGCGGCTACGAGGATTACCGGAGCTCCGGGCCACCGGCGCCCCTCGCCCTGTCCACCTGTGTCGTGCGCTTCGCCAAGACCGGCGCGTTGAGGGGCGCTGCCCTGGGGCCCCCAGCGGCACTACCTGCCCCTTTGACCGAGGCTGCGCCCCCAGCGCCCCCAGCTCGCCCACCCCCCGGCCCGGGTCCAGCCTCTGCTCCTGCCAAGGCCTCCCCAGAGGCGGAGGAGGCAGCGCGCTGCGTGCATTGCCGAGCGCTCTTCCGCCGCCGAGCGGACGGGCGTGGCGGCCGCTGCGCAGAAGCCCCAGACCCTGGTCGCCTTCTGGTACGCCGTCTGAGCTGCCTGTGGTGCGCCGAGAGCTTGCTCTACCACTGCCTGTCGGACGCCGAGGGCGACTTCTCGGACCCATGTGCCTGCGAGCCGGGCCACCCGCGCCCTGCCGCACGCTGGGCGGCGCTGGCCGCGCTCTCCCTGGCAGTGCCCTGCCTCTGCTGCTACGCGCCCCTGCGCGCGTGCCACTGGGTTGCAGCGCGATGCGGCTGCGCCGGCTGCGGGGGTCGCCACGAGGAGGCTGCGCGGTGA
- the SPRED3 gene encoding sprouty-related, EVH1 domain-containing protein 3 isoform X3, with the protein MVRVRAVVMARDDSSGGWLPVGGGGLSQTTLECTLKPGLVYNKVNPIFHHWSLGDCRFGLTFQSPAEADEFQKSLLAALAALGRGSLTPSSSSSSSSSSPSQDTAETPCPLTSHVDSDSSSSHSHQETPPSAAAAPIITLESTSGFGPATPPQRRRSSAQSYPPLLPFTGIPEPSEPLAGAGGPGWGGRGYEDYRSSGPPAPLALSTCVVRFAKTGALRGAALGPPAALPAPLTEAAPPAPPARPPPGPGPASAPAKASPEAEEAARCVHCRALFRRRADGRGGRCAEAPDPGRLLVRRLSCLWCAESLLYHCLSDAEGDFSDPCACEPGHPRPAARWAALAALSLAVPCLCCYAPLRACHWVAARCGCAGCGGRHEEAAR; encoded by the exons ATGGTGCGGGTCCGAGCTGTGGTGATGGCCCGAGACGACTCCAGTGGGGGCTGGCTGCCTGTGGGGGGCGGGGGCCTCAGCCAG ACGACCTTGGAGTGTACCCTGAAGCCAGGCTTGGTTTACAACAAGGTGAATCCCATCTTTCACCACTGGAGCCTGGGTGACTGCAGGTTTGGACTGACGTTTCAGAGCCCTGCAGAGGCTGATGAGTTCCAGAAGAGCCTGCTGGCCGCGCTGGCCGCGCTGGGTCGAG gctcactcactccctcctcctcctcctcttcctcctcctcctctccttcccaggaCACTGCAGAGACCCCCTGCCCTCTGACG TCCCACGTGGACAGCGACTCCTCCTCCAGCCACAGCCACCAGGAGACGCCTCCCAGCGCCGCTGCGGCCCCCATCATCACATTGGAGTCAACTTCAGGCTTCGGGCCGGCCACGCCCCCCCAGCGCCGCCGCTCCTCTGCTCAG AGCTACCCTCCGCTTCTGCCGTTCACTGGGATTCCAGAGCCGTCAGAGCCcctggcaggggcagggggcCCGGGGTGGGGCGGCCGCGGCTACGAGGATTACCGGAGCTCCGGGCCACCGGCGCCCCTCGCCCTGTCCACCTGTGTCGTGCGCTTCGCCAAGACCGGCGCGTTGAGGGGCGCTGCCCTGGGGCCCCCAGCGGCACTACCTGCCCCTTTGACCGAGGCTGCGCCCCCAGCGCCCCCAGCTCGCCCACCCCCCGGCCCGGGTCCAGCCTCTGCTCCTGCCAAGGCCTCCCCAGAGGCGGAGGAGGCAGCGCGCTGCGTGCATTGCCGAGCGCTCTTCCGCCGCCGAGCGGACGGGCGTGGCGGCCGCTGCGCAGAAGCCCCAGACCCTGGTCGCCTTCTGGTACGCCGTCTGAGCTGCCTGTGGTGCGCCGAGAGCTTGCTCTACCACTGCCTGTCGGACGCCGAGGGCGACTTCTCGGACCCATGTGCCTGCGAGCCGGGCCACCCGCGCCCTGCCGCACGCTGGGCGGCGCTGGCCGCGCTCTCCCTGGCAGTGCCCTGCCTCTGCTGCTACGCGCCCCTGCGCGCGTGCCACTGGGTTGCAGCGCGATGCGGCTGCGCCGGCTGCGGGGGTCGCCACGAGGAGGCTGCGCGGTGA
- the SPRED3 gene encoding sprouty-related, EVH1 domain-containing protein 3 isoform X4 — translation MSSRRACWPRWPRWVESHVDSDSSSSHSHQETPPSAAAAPIITLESTSGFGPATPPQRRRSSAQSYPPLLPFTGIPEPSEPLAGAGGPGWGGRGYEDYRSSGPPAPLALSTCVVRFAKTGALRGAALGPPAALPAPLTEAAPPAPPARPPPGPGPASAPAKASPEAEEAARCVHCRALFRRRADGRGGRCAEAPDPGRLLVRRLSCLWCAESLLYHCLSDAEGDFSDPCACEPGHPRPAARWAALAALSLAVPCLCCYAPLRACHWVAARCGCAGCGGRHEEAAR, via the exons ATGAGTTCCAGAAGAGCCTGCTGGCCGCGCTGGCCGCGCTGGGTCGAG TCCCACGTGGACAGCGACTCCTCCTCCAGCCACAGCCACCAGGAGACGCCTCCCAGCGCCGCTGCGGCCCCCATCATCACATTGGAGTCAACTTCAGGCTTCGGGCCGGCCACGCCCCCCCAGCGCCGCCGCTCCTCTGCTCAG AGCTACCCTCCGCTTCTGCCGTTCACTGGGATTCCAGAGCCGTCAGAGCCcctggcaggggcagggggcCCGGGGTGGGGCGGCCGCGGCTACGAGGATTACCGGAGCTCCGGGCCACCGGCGCCCCTCGCCCTGTCCACCTGTGTCGTGCGCTTCGCCAAGACCGGCGCGTTGAGGGGCGCTGCCCTGGGGCCCCCAGCGGCACTACCTGCCCCTTTGACCGAGGCTGCGCCCCCAGCGCCCCCAGCTCGCCCACCCCCCGGCCCGGGTCCAGCCTCTGCTCCTGCCAAGGCCTCCCCAGAGGCGGAGGAGGCAGCGCGCTGCGTGCATTGCCGAGCGCTCTTCCGCCGCCGAGCGGACGGGCGTGGCGGCCGCTGCGCAGAAGCCCCAGACCCTGGTCGCCTTCTGGTACGCCGTCTGAGCTGCCTGTGGTGCGCCGAGAGCTTGCTCTACCACTGCCTGTCGGACGCCGAGGGCGACTTCTCGGACCCATGTGCCTGCGAGCCGGGCCACCCGCGCCCTGCCGCACGCTGGGCGGCGCTGGCCGCGCTCTCCCTGGCAGTGCCCTGCCTCTGCTGCTACGCGCCCCTGCGCGCGTGCCACTGGGTTGCAGCGCGATGCGGCTGCGCCGGCTGCGGGGGTCGCCACGAGGAGGCTGCGCGGTGA
- the FAM98C gene encoding protein FAM98C isoform X2, giving the protein MEGVKAEAREGAAVARDLLALGYGGVPGLASRDASCPDFRALCAQLAAELAKLGALEQQREAGAEVLSAGDGPGAEEDFLRQLGRLLRELHCPDRRLCGGDGAAELREPGSSLRLLRFLCSELQATRLLRLRSLLDPSPGPPLGEGVEGTCMVQELGLTLQALGLHRPAPGTPASQLLQELHAKISELQPSLPPGSLQPLLSSSLDAPRWEALESLSQSLRDQYHCRRCLLLKRLDLTTSAFHWSDRAEAQGEAMRAVLIPLREFLTPESDISLAHVLAARADLSRLVPATSVAVRRGTCCAINKVLMGNVPDRGGRPNELEAPMPTWRSRTEGGGGRKTGPQCWGRKKKKKK; this is encoded by the exons ATGGAGGGGGTGAAGGCGGAAGCGCGGGAGGGGGCCGCGGTGGCCCGGGACCTGCTGGCTCTAGG GTATGGGGGTGTCCCGGGGCTGGCGTCGCGGGACGCCTCATGCCCAGACTTCAGGGCGCTGTGCGCGCAGCTGGCGGCGGAGCTGGCGAAGCTGGGCGCCCTGGAGCAGCAGCGAGAGGCGGGCGCCGAGGTGCTGAGCGCCGGCGACG GCCCCGGCGCGGAGGAGGACTTTCTGCGGCAGCTTGGCCGCCTATTGCGGGAGCTGCACTGTCCGGATCGCAGGCTCTGCGGTGGGGATGGCGCGGCTGAGCTTCGGGAACCCGGCTCCAGCCTGCGCCTGCTAC GCTTTCTCTGCTCAGAACTCCAAGCCACCCGCCTCCTGCGCCTGCGCTCTCTGCTGGATCCCAGTCCTGGACCACCCCTTGGTGAAGGGGTGGAGGGAACTTGCATGGTCCAGGAACTGGGCCTTACCCTCCAAGCCCTGGGACTGCACAGACCTGCACCAGGGACCCCCGCCAGCCAGCTGCTGCAGGAGTTGCATGCTAAG ATCTCAGAGCTACAGCCTTCTCTGCCGCCTGGGTCCCTGCAGCCCCTCCTCAGCTCCTCGCTAGATGCACCCAGATGG GAAGCATTGGAGTCTCTGTCCCAGAGCCTGAGAGATCAGTACCACTGCCGCCGCTGTCTCCTCCTCAAGCGCCTTGACCTCACCACATCTGCTTTCCACTGGAGTGACCGGGCAGAG GCCCAAGGAGAGGCCATGAGGGCAGTGCTGATCCCACTTCGAGAGTTTCTCACCCCAGAATCGGACATCTCCCTCGCACATGTCCTGGCTGCCCGAGCTGACCTGTCTCGTCTTGTCCCAGCCACCAGTGTGGCTGTCCGCAGAGGGACCTGCTGTGCCATCAACAAG GTGCTTATGGGCAACGTTCCAGACCGGGGAGGCCGCCCAAATGAGCTGGAGGCTCCCATGCCCACCTGGAGGAGCCGAACAGAGGGTGGAGGTGGACGGAAGACAGGCCCCCAGTGCTGGGGCcgcaagaagaagaagaagaagtaa
- the FAM98C gene encoding protein FAM98C isoform X1, translated as MEGVKAEAREGAAVARDLLALGYGGVPGLASRDASCPDFRALCAQLAAELAKLGALEQQREAGAEVLSAGDGPGAEEDFLRQLGRLLRELHCPDRRLCGGDGAAELREPGSSLRLLRFLCSELQATRLLRLRSLLDPSPGPPLGEGVEGTCMVQELGLTLQALGLHRPAPGTPASQLLQELHAKISELQPSLPPGSLQPLLSSSLDAPRWEALESLSQSLRDQYHCRRCLLLKRLDLTTSAFHWSDRAEVWAEEPAELERPSCGWLQLQGGRMKARNITLLEAQGEAMRAVLIPLREFLTPESDISLAHVLAARADLSRLVPATSVAVRRGTCCAINKVLMGNVPDRGGRPNELEAPMPTWRSRTEGGGGRKTGPQCWGRKKKKKK; from the exons ATGGAGGGGGTGAAGGCGGAAGCGCGGGAGGGGGCCGCGGTGGCCCGGGACCTGCTGGCTCTAGG GTATGGGGGTGTCCCGGGGCTGGCGTCGCGGGACGCCTCATGCCCAGACTTCAGGGCGCTGTGCGCGCAGCTGGCGGCGGAGCTGGCGAAGCTGGGCGCCCTGGAGCAGCAGCGAGAGGCGGGCGCCGAGGTGCTGAGCGCCGGCGACG GCCCCGGCGCGGAGGAGGACTTTCTGCGGCAGCTTGGCCGCCTATTGCGGGAGCTGCACTGTCCGGATCGCAGGCTCTGCGGTGGGGATGGCGCGGCTGAGCTTCGGGAACCCGGCTCCAGCCTGCGCCTGCTAC GCTTTCTCTGCTCAGAACTCCAAGCCACCCGCCTCCTGCGCCTGCGCTCTCTGCTGGATCCCAGTCCTGGACCACCCCTTGGTGAAGGGGTGGAGGGAACTTGCATGGTCCAGGAACTGGGCCTTACCCTCCAAGCCCTGGGACTGCACAGACCTGCACCAGGGACCCCCGCCAGCCAGCTGCTGCAGGAGTTGCATGCTAAG ATCTCAGAGCTACAGCCTTCTCTGCCGCCTGGGTCCCTGCAGCCCCTCCTCAGCTCCTCGCTAGATGCACCCAGATGG GAAGCATTGGAGTCTCTGTCCCAGAGCCTGAGAGATCAGTACCACTGCCGCCGCTGTCTCCTCCTCAAGCGCCTTGACCTCACCACATCTGCTTTCCACTGGAGTGACCGGGCAGAGGTGTGGGCAGAGGAACCGGCAGAATTGGAGAGGCCCAGTTGTGGGTGGCTGCAGTTGCAGGGAGGAAGAATGAAGGCCAGGAATATCACCCTCTTGGAG GCCCAAGGAGAGGCCATGAGGGCAGTGCTGATCCCACTTCGAGAGTTTCTCACCCCAGAATCGGACATCTCCCTCGCACATGTCCTGGCTGCCCGAGCTGACCTGTCTCGTCTTGTCCCAGCCACCAGTGTGGCTGTCCGCAGAGGGACCTGCTGTGCCATCAACAAG GTGCTTATGGGCAACGTTCCAGACCGGGGAGGCCGCCCAAATGAGCTGGAGGCTCCCATGCCCACCTGGAGGAGCCGAACAGAGGGTGGAGGTGGACGGAAGACAGGCCCCCAGTGCTGGGGCcgcaagaagaagaagaagaagtaa